The genomic region tgaataaaagatagtagtaattgcattaaaactcaatgtacagcagagctccacacccttaatctatggtgtgtagaaactccaccattgaaaatacataagtgatgaaggttcatgcatggccgaatggccagcctccaaaacgtgatcacaggatcaaaaatacaatccaggatccaggatttttaatacaataataaaatgtcctatttatactagactagctactagggtttacaaaagtaagtaattgatacagaaatccacttccggggcccacttggtgtgtgcttgggctgagcttgaactttacacatgcagaggcttcttttggagttgaacaccaagttgtaacgtgtttttggcgttcaactctggttcatgacgtgtttctggcgtttgactccagaatgcagcgtagaactggcgttgagcgccagtttgcgtcgtctaatccTGAATAAAGATGGACTATTGTGgattgctggaaagatctggatgtctactttccaatgccgttgagagagcaccatttggagttttgtagctccagaaaatccatttcgagtgcagggaggtcagaatccaacagcatcagcagtcctttgtcagccttttatcagagttttgctcaggtccctcaatttcagttagaaaatacctgaaatcacagaaaaatacacaaactcatagtaaagtccagaaatgtgaatttagcataaaaactaatgaaaacatccctaaaagtaactatatcctattaaaaactacctaagaacaatgccaaaaagcgtataaattatccgctcatcaagccgCGACTCGGAGGCAAGAAGATTCTTTGACCGGTGCATGGGCACTGGCCATCCAAAGCTTCTGTTTCGAGAGGCGCTTCGGGAAATCTTCATGAGATGCAACCATGACATTGGCTTCCAAATGCTGAATAGTGCATCAAGTAGAGGCCATGAAACAGCCAAATACGCACTCTCAATGACGTTGCTCCTTCGCAGGGACGACAACGAGGGAAAAGGGAAAGGGATCGAACTGTATCACGAGCTTGATGCAGCTGGTTTACTCGCCGATTGTAACGTAAGGTTCTTTTTGATTATGACAATGTCGTGGCTGGGTGAAGTCCAAATGCCCCATATAGAAGAACAACATACAGTGTGTGCCTCGCCGAGGTGCTCCACCAGGGGCCACATAGGTCTTCTGTATGACTATCACAGACAGGCAGTAGAGCAAAACTCCGTCCATGCTTTCGGAGGGGCTGCTCATATCCCCTGTATTCACTGTCGCACGAACTACGAGTTGATAGTCTTCATCAACCTCCCATGAGTTGGGTTCACATGTCGATTTAATGTTCTGTTATTTACACTTTGCCTGTAAAATTTCTGTACCAGATAATttgatagttaaaaaaattttctttaactAAACAACATGTTTTAGTtacaccccaaaaccttgatcAATTGTCCCAACTCTTAAATCATGGTTTGTTTTCGtcttgattttaataaaaaaaatttcattaaacgCTATTAAATCACAAATTATATCATccaaactttaaaataaaattatatatttggcttaataatttttttgactaaattgacttaattttttttatcaataacagtaaaaaactaaaaaacaagtTATA from Arachis duranensis cultivar V14167 unplaced genomic scaffold, aradu.V14167.gnm2.J7QH unplaced_Scaffold_117896, whole genome shotgun sequence harbors:
- the LOC107472155 gene encoding uncharacterized protein LOC107472155; translated protein: MGTGHPKLLFREALREIFMRCNHDIGFQMLNSASSRGHETAKYALSMTLLLRRDDNEGKGKGIELYHELDAAGLLADCNVRFFLIMTMSWLGEVQMPHIEEQHTVCASPRCSTRGHIGLLYDYHRQAVEQNSVHAFGGAAHIPCIHCRTNYELIVFINLP